The Chryseobacterium sp. LJ668 genome segment TTACAACGTATTATAACTCTGTGCAGTTAGGAGACTTTGTAAAGTCATCCATGAAATGTCTGCAAAACCAGACTTATCAAAACTTAGAATTAATCTGCGTAAATGATGGTTCTACAGATTCTACATTAGATGATTTAGAATATTTTGCAAAGCAAGACCCAAGAATCAAAATTTACACAAAAGAAAATCAGAAGTACGCACAGTATTCAAAGGGTTACGGACAGGAAAAGGCTTCAGGAGAATTTATTTTTCTTTTTGATCACGATGATCTCATTGATTTCGATACCATCGAAAAATGTTATCAAACATTTTTAATACATCCGGAACTTGATATTGTAAGCCCCATTGTAATTACAAAATTTACCGACGGAAACATCAAAAACATCCATAATATTTATCTTTCTGATTCACAAACGTTTGAATTTAAAAAATTTACTGGATCCCAGATTATCAAAGATACTGTAGGAAGGTATGACAACCATATCAGGGGATTATATAGAAAGGAAGTTTTCAAATCTCACTCTTTCGGTTTTACAGAGCCACTTTTGAATGCGGATGAAATTGTAGAGAGGCTTATATATGAAAAAGCAAAATTTGTAGGAAACTGTGATGCCGTTTATACACATTACATCCATCCGGATTCATCTGCAAAATTATTATCTCCTAAAAGAATAGATTTTGTAAGAACAGATTCCTTACTGAGAAAAATTTTTAAAGAAAAAGGAATTTATGAGAACCGTAGGGCAATTTTTGAATTTATAGCATATAAAAATTTGGTCAATTCCCTTAAAATTTTCCATTATTTTTCTGAAAATATGAATAATGAAGAGTATACTAAACAAAGCCAAAGACTTCAGGAATCATACAATGGTTTAGACAAAGCAACTGTCATTTCTCAGTTTACCGGACTCGCAAAAATTTATAACTCAGTTCTTTTATCCAATTTTTCTCTGCTATCATCTTTCTATAAATACAAAAAATAAAATCATCTTTCAAAACGCCAGATAAATAGTTTGGCTGCCAAATCAACAGGAATGTTTTGGAAGAAGTTTTTCTTTTTAACATCTAATGGAAATTTTGCGCTGAAATACTCTAAAATATTTAATCTCACGAGTTTCTGCATTCTTGAAATATTAGTTTTAAGGTATTCTCCGTCTTTAAGAGCCTTCCATTGCATCACCAAGACCATCTCTTTGAAAAGTATAATTTTGCTTTTGATAAGCGTTTTTAATACCTTATTCTTTTCCTCTTTATACGATTTGGTCATGTAGTGGAGAATGGTTAGGTAGTTTTCAAAATTCTTTTTTTTCCTGTTAAAAATAACCGACTCACCATGAAGATAATACAAATATGTAATGTCATCAATAATTGCTAAGGTATCTGTTTTTAGTAATAAATGGAAAAACCATAACTCATCTTGCGCAAACAATCCAGGCACAAAATAAATTTCATTACTAATGATAAAGTCTTTTTTGAACAATTTATTCCATGACGAGGAAGGAAATCGTCCTTTGCTGTAAATTGAAAATATTTCAAGATTGGTATCGTAATATTTTTTTTCTGCGATGGTGGGAAAGCCGAAATCTTTAGTTGTATTGTCAAAGGTATTAATCCATCGATTTTGTGCTATAATGATCTGAGCATCTGTTTTTAATGCGTTTTCAACCAACAATTGTATACAGTCTGACGTAATTTCGTCATCACTATCTAAAAAAAACACATATTCTCCCGCAGCTGCTTTTATCCCGTTATTTCTTACAACAGAGAGCCCTGAATTTTCCTCATGTTCAATGATTCTGATGTTAAGGTTTTGATTAAGTGTCATAAAATCTCTTATAAGAACCATACTGTTATCTGGCGTACAATCGTTAACAAGAATGATTTCTAAATTTCCATATGTTTGTTTTTTCACAGATTCCAGACATCTGATAATGAATTTTTCACATTTAAAAACAGGGATAGAAATAGTCACTAAAGGATTCATTGAGAGAATATAATTAATAATTCAAGCAAAAATATAGAAATAAAATTATATCATGATTGACACAATATATTAATTGCCTTTAGACCATTTGACATTCCGTTAAAATTTTTCCGTGATACGTTATTTGAGATGAAATTAAAAGATAATATTTAAAATATCACAGCCAATTTCCGTAGACCTCTATCTTCTTTTTTGTAAATATTAGAAATTATTGTACTTTTAACGCCAAAGACACAAATTGATTCTAAAGCCAGGCGGTTTTGCATATTTCTGTATGGGATATATTAAAATACATTTGGATAAATATTTAGAAAAAATTTCTGTCTCGTTTATTACCGAAATTGAATAATTTTTACTAACACTGTTGTACTTGAACGATGATTCCCATTACAAAACCTTTCTTACCCCCTATTGAAGAATATTCGCATTTTGTAAAAGGCATTTACAAAAGAGAGTGGTTGACAAATATGGGCCCTCTAGCCAGTCAATTGGAAATGGATATAAAAGATTACCTGAATGTCAAACATCTTTTGTTTGTTACAAATGGTACCATCGCCTTACATATGGCAATTAAAGCATTAAGTCTTACAGGGGAAATTATTACTACTCCTTTTTCATTTGTGGCCACCACAAGTTCTATAGTGTGGGAAAACTGTAAACCTGTATTTGTTGATATTGATAAAAAGTCTTTAAATATTGATCCTAAAAAAATAGAATCTGCAATTACTGATAAAACTACAGCAATTTTAGCCACTCACGTCTACGGAAATCCGTGTGATGTAGAAAATATTGAGAAAATTGCAGACAAATACAATCTAAAAGTGATTTACGACGGAGCTCATGCTTTCGGGGTAAAAATTAAAGAAAAATCTATATTTGAGTACGGTGATATTTCGATTTGTTCTCTGCACACGACAAAGCTTTATCATTCTGTAGAAGGTGGTTTGATATTCACTAAAGATCCTGATTTATTAAAAAAACTCTCGCTTATAAGAAATTTTGGATTTTCAGATTTTAATTCTTTTTCTGAGCTTGGAATCAACGGAAAAAACTCTGAATTTCATGCTGCCATGGGTTTGGCAAATCTAAAATATGTTACTTCAATTCTAGAGAAAAGGAAAATTTTGGCCACACAGTACACTAAATCATTAAGCACCTTAAAAGCTTATATTCCAGAGTGGCATCACGATTCAGAAAACAATAATACTTATTATCCTATAATTTTGGAAAGTGAAGAATTATTACTAAAAATAAAATCTGAACTTGATAAAAATGAGATTTTTACCAGAAGATACTTTTATCCTAGTCTCGCAGAAACGTTACCTTATATTGAAAAGCAAAAATTAGAAATTTCTCATGATATCTCACGACGAGTACTATGCCTTCCTCTTTTTTATGATCTTACTTTAGAAGAAGTACACTTCATATGCAGATTAATACTAAGAGTTCAAAATAATTAATATATGTTGATCGTTGGTGCCAAAGGTTTTGCAAAAGAAGTATTAGAAATATGTCATCAGAATAATGAGATAGACAACCTCGTATTTTATGATGATGTGAATGATAATTCGAATGGTCTGTTGTATGGGAAGTTTCCAATTTTGAAATCGTTAGAAGAAGCTAGAGATTATTTTGAAAAAATTGATACAAGATTTACTATTGGAATTGGCAATCCTAAGTTGAGAATAAAGTTATTTGAAAAATTTATGAAACTTGGAGGAACGTTCACCTCAACTATTAGTAAAGATACGGAGAGTGGCAGTTATGGTGTAGAAATAGGAATTGGATGTAATATTCTTTCCGGCGTTAAAATATCAAACGACGTTATAATCGGAAAAG includes the following:
- a CDS encoding acetyltransferase; this translates as MLIVGAKGFAKEVLEICHQNNEIDNLVFYDDVNDNSNGLLYGKFPILKSLEEARDYFEKIDTRFTIGIGNPKLRIKLFEKFMKLGGTFTSTISKDTESGSYGVEIGIGCNILSGVKISNDVIIGKGAIIYYNSIITHDVVIGEFVELSPGTTVLGRSKIGDFTQIGSGAIIFPDLVIGNNVVIGAGAVVTQSLPDNCVAVGIPAKIIKINE
- a CDS encoding glycosyltransferase, whose amino-acid sequence is MNPLVTISIPVFKCEKFIIRCLESVKKQTYGNLEIILVNDCTPDNSMVLIRDFMTLNQNLNIRIIEHEENSGLSVVRNNGIKAAAGEYVFFLDSDDEITSDCIQLLVENALKTDAQIIIAQNRWINTFDNTTKDFGFPTIAEKKYYDTNLEIFSIYSKGRFPSSSWNKLFKKDFIISNEIYFVPGLFAQDELWFFHLLLKTDTLAIIDDITYLYYLHGESVIFNRKKKNFENYLTILHYMTKSYKEEKNKVLKTLIKSKIILFKEMVLVMQWKALKDGEYLKTNISRMQKLVRLNILEYFSAKFPLDVKKKNFFQNIPVDLAAKLFIWRFER
- a CDS encoding glycosyltransferase family A protein; the encoded protein is MQAQPLISIITTYYNSVQLGDFVKSSMKCLQNQTYQNLELICVNDGSTDSTLDDLEYFAKQDPRIKIYTKENQKYAQYSKGYGQEKASGEFIFLFDHDDLIDFDTIEKCYQTFLIHPELDIVSPIVITKFTDGNIKNIHNIYLSDSQTFEFKKFTGSQIIKDTVGRYDNHIRGLYRKEVFKSHSFGFTEPLLNADEIVERLIYEKAKFVGNCDAVYTHYIHPDSSAKLLSPKRIDFVRTDSLLRKIFKEKGIYENRRAIFEFIAYKNLVNSLKIFHYFSENMNNEEYTKQSQRLQESYNGLDKATVISQFTGLAKIYNSVLLSNFSLLSSFYKYKK
- a CDS encoding DegT/DnrJ/EryC1/StrS family aminotransferase, with product MIPITKPFLPPIEEYSHFVKGIYKREWLTNMGPLASQLEMDIKDYLNVKHLLFVTNGTIALHMAIKALSLTGEIITTPFSFVATTSSIVWENCKPVFVDIDKKSLNIDPKKIESAITDKTTAILATHVYGNPCDVENIEKIADKYNLKVIYDGAHAFGVKIKEKSIFEYGDISICSLHTTKLYHSVEGGLIFTKDPDLLKKLSLIRNFGFSDFNSFSELGINGKNSEFHAAMGLANLKYVTSILEKRKILATQYTKSLSTLKAYIPEWHHDSENNNTYYPIILESEELLLKIKSELDKNEIFTRRYFYPSLAETLPYIEKQKLEISHDISRRVLCLPLFYDLTLEEVHFICRLILRVQNN